The Coregonus clupeaformis isolate EN_2021a chromosome 35, ASM2061545v1, whole genome shotgun sequence genome includes the window GATGCCCCATTTGTGCCGAAAAACGACATTGCAACACTCCGAATCGTGCGTCTGCATAGAGCTTGTAGTAAGCTTAAGTTGTTAGCTTCTTGCGATCAAGCTcctcttggtaacagcagagaatcccctcctggatcataaagctacttccattcatttttttaaacCGGTACCTGGTTACCTTCAGACTAATcatgtgacacttgtgggggtcatagaacAAAAAAAGAGAACCCCATCAGTGGGGATTAAaaagtgagtatacgcaatgcccactgaaaacaTTGTGGGTGTACGGCGTATACCTGCGTATAGcccccactacaccactgggCTAAAGTCTTCCACCCAGTGACCAGATGCGAACCTGATGAAGTGACAAAGAGAAGCAACCCATGTCCTTCTCTGTGTCTGATGCATTTTTAGCCCCAGATTAAATAGGTGTGCTTGTCTTTCTGATGTGTGAAGGATGTGTTGCTATGCACAGAGGCCTTCACCCCCTCTGATACCCTGCGTCACTCACTCATTGAGACATTAATTTTGGATTCCCATGAGTTGCTTGCTAGTCACTGAATGAGTGCCTCGGACCAGTGCTTTGTGAGGGGCCCAGAAGTACTGGCAGGTATCCAGGTATGGCGTAGGCGTACTGGTGTGTTAAATTAGCCAGGTCCTGCAGGAGATGGAGCCCTCGGCTGTCCTTACTCAAGCCTCTGGTATTCTGCTAATCTGAGTGGGCGTATATGAGTCAGTGgtcattgtgtgtctgtgtgtatccaTCCTGAATCTTTTCAGCAGTTCCATCTGCAGCAGTTCCTCTATTTGTTCCTTTCTTTGTTGTATCCTCTACAGTCTACATTCACTCCCCCAGAATCTAGCTGCCATTTTTGGATCCCCTTTCCACACCTCCTCCCGTTCCTGTCCTTTCTGCCCCCACATTCTCTCAGTTCTCTACCAAGATTCCAACAGTCCCCCACCCCTCTGCTCACTGAGTATCATGCTCATGTTTTTCATGCATGTGTTTTTGATAGGTAGTCGAGAGGTCCTCAAGCACAGTTATATTGTCACATTGACAGTTAGGCCGGGGCCTATGTTGTTATAGCAAAGTTGTTACATTGCTGTAATAACACAACATAGAGAAACAAAAAACACAATCTGCACACAGTTTGCCAAATGCTGAGTACAGCTAAAGGAGGACTTACTTTATATATCACAATGACTTGTCCCTATGGTCAGAGTGGTTTTCTGGGCTGTGGAGTGCAGCGCTACAACCTATCATTAGTCTGTAGTTCTCATAGTTTAACCTCTTCAAGAGGTTTTTAAGAGGGCAAATTACTTGTGAGTGATCCATCAAGGCCAGAGGATGTAGGCTAATCCCAGGATAGAAAATGATCACATTAACTCTGTTTAAACGATCACAAGTAAAATATTTTATATTAAAGCAAGAGTCAAGGGTGATGATAAATTCATATAGGCTATTTGCTTTAAGCTGTCACTCACTGCTATGATTTGATACAAGAGTTGGCTGTTTGACATGTCCAAATGAGGTCCCTGTTGCCCTTTAGTGGCTCTGTTCTAAGTAATTTGTTGTTCCTCTCTCAAAAAAAGAGGAAACCAAAAAAGGAAGTGAGATTATCCCAAACTCAAAAAGGAGGCTGACCTTTTCCCTGCTATGAGTTAAAACCTCGCAATTCTCACATGTCAATCTGATGTTGTTTTATTTattaaaattattataataaGAAGGGAAAACAGCAGGGGCTAAAGGTCGGGAGTTCAACACCCACAACTAAGAATCATAGATGATAGATTATACAGACAGAGGGGATTGATAGCTGCATCATTGATTTATGGGAGCTCATAACTTTGGTTATATGTAGAACAGAAGCATGATGTTCCTGTGGACATGAGTGATGCGACTACTCTGGCCTGATGGGATCAAGTGGCTTATTCATGCATCATCGTTTGCTTGGTATTTGACCCTGAGTGTGTTTTAAGAGCATAACCCTGAACCCAGTCCCCATTTTACAGCCCCAATGTAGCACAATGAGAGGCTTATTGTGGCCAAAGATTATAAGAAAGTCTAGTAAATAACTAACACGTGGCCCCTTGCTTTGGGGAATTCATTCTTCAGGGTTTGTTGTTTTGGGTCCCAAATGAACATTTAAAGAGTTAGCCGGGTTAGATTTGGACACTGTTGGGTGCCCTTTTTAATAATGTGCTCTAATTTTCCCATTATTTAGGGAGAGTGAAAAGGTACAGAAAGAgactgagcatgagagagagaaagcacagAAAGAGCAAGCCAGCCCTGCTGCTGCAgggaaaagagggaggggggatgtgGGGAAGTGAGATGGATTTCCCGTAAATCACCATCAACCAATCACAGCTCCTACCCAGGTTGGCAGTGGCCCAGTGGGATCAAGCGACACCAAGCAACCGAGATACACAGCAAAATTACAGAGtgaagtagagagagggagagagagagtcaaaagaGACCTGTATTACAGAGAGTGAGTTATCATTTGTAAGGATAGGGGTATATACTAGCACAATATTTGACTTTTTTGAGTTTAGTTGAGTGAAAAACGGATAACCAGAAGAGATTGCAGACCTGCAATTCAGACCTGCCTCTGTCGGTAGGTCTATGTTTCCTTCCTCAATGTCTGTTTTTCTGTCCAGTTCTTTGTCAAAGGGCCTGTTCTTACTTCCGCCCCACTTGACTTCAGTTGGGGTGTGGTGCTGTGTTTTGGAGGAGGGGTACGTGTGCGGAGCTCTCGCTTTAGCAGGAAGCAATGATCAGTGAATGAGAAAGCTGGTGTGCCTGCTCAGAGTCTGGGTTAGACAAAGTGTGTGTGGAGGatgggacagagagatggacaggaAAGTGGGGAGTTGACTCTCAAGGAAGCAAAATTCACTGAACAGTGTGTGGAGTGTTTTATTTTAATGCTATACAGGTTCTAAGAGATGTCTTACATGATTTGCATATGCGGGTATAAACAGGGTAGTTGAGTATTTACTTAGCATTTACCCTGGCAGTCAACCTGAGCTTGGTCTGTCATAAAGGGAACAGGGCACCTGTCTAAGGGAAGAGCAAAAGTGAGGGGGAAATATAAACTCCTGTGAAGTGCAGGCACACTGATGCAACATGCAGCAACCCTAGCTCTACAGCTCTCAGCTTACAGTGTACACTAAGCAGGCCTAGGTCCAAAGCCTCTCTGTCATTTCTCTACTGATTTAAACATGATCAGATCAGAGGAGTCTCAGTTTTCATTTGAAAGACATACTCCATGCTTGATGCTTGTTAACTGACAATAAATACATGAAAACAGCATACACCTATATCATTGGTATGCAAACAGAAATCATGCCATGTTTGACCAGTCTAGCTCATTGTATCTTATCCCAGCAGTTTTCATGTGTATTTTATTTTGCATAGAGGCTGTCAGAGAGTTCAAGGTGTTTTGTGCTGTTCAACTTATATTGCGCCctccaacacaaacacactccttCTATTCTATGGAACTGAGGCAGGCCTGTTCCTTGAACATGCCATGTAGCAGTCTTTACAACACGACTACTTCCTGGTGTTAACTACACAGTTGTAACTGTCAAAACAAGGCCGTGATCGAGTTTCCTGTCTCATTCGCTCACCGCAAAACTTGAAGTTTCAGCAGAGAAGGAGTTGCGATCAAGTTTCTGTGTCAAGCATACACTTCCTCCATGTTGAGAAAGTGatgtttcaaatcaaattgtattggtcacatgcgccgaatacaacagatgtagactttaccatgaaatacttacttacgagcccattcccaacaatgcagagttaaaaagtaccCAAAATATTTGCTTTGGAAACGAGGCGCAATACAAGGCAGAGATCATAAATTACTAGATTTACTTGTTTCACCGCCACACAAAGGCGGCCATTGTTCCATTCTTAGCAGGTGCGAAGTTCAGTTGACATGAGGGAGGATCTTTGCAGAAGTTAATAAACTATACTGGGGGTTTTGATTACCCAGTCGCTGTCCCTGCAATCACAAGCTCTGCTCCGCTCTCTGCTAATGGACAGGTGTGAGGATCGCTTAGATCAGCAAGTTGGTTGCTGTGGGATGTGCTTCAACTGAAGTGCTGTACACTGAGCTTTTCAAGGATGGACCGTTTTGAATAGTCCAACCAACAGCGAAGTTAGTAAACAGGATAAAACCGGGGCCTTCCGGGTTGCGCATACACTAAGGCAATGCATCGCAGTTCTAGCTGTgttactacagatcctggtttgataccgggctgtgtcgcagctggccgtgtccttgtcccatcacgctctagctactcctgtggcgggccgggcgcatgcacgctgacacggtcgccaggtgtatggtgtttcctctgacaccttgtgcggctggcttccgggttaagcgtgcattgtgtcaagaagctgtgcggcttggcagggttgtgtttcggaggacgcacggctctcgaccttggcctctcccgagtccgtaggggagttgcagcgatgggagaagactctaactaccaattggatatgacaaaattggggagaaaaaggggtaaaaaaaaaaaaaaaaggataaaACCAAGTTTTAATCTgaattgacatcattttctgtttCCTTCTCCAGCAGGTGAGATGGAGGTGAGTCAAAGGATCTTTAACTCGACCAGACCATTCTTAGATTCACCCCAAATAGAACTGAAGGGGTCTTGCCCAGGCCTCCCCAGCCCAGCAGGCAGGACGAGTGacgaggaggggaaggagagcaAAGGGGACCTCATGGGTTGTTTGAAACCCAGTGTATATCAAGTCCTAACACACGGCACAGCAGAACAAGTGGGTGAAGCAGGTCCGCTGAACCATCTGAAGTGCTCGATCATAGCCCAGCCTGTATGTGAGTATATTAAGGACGGGGCGATACTCGTTTTTATAGGATTAactgcagaaagagagagagaaaatggcacCAAGCTAACACCTGCTGTCTGTGCTTCCCTAGGTGAAACCCAAGACTCCCAGCAGTTCAGCCCTTCCTGCTCCGGACGCCCCTATGTCGCAACCCCCAACTGCTTAAACAACCGGTATGACCTCACTTATCCCTCCATAACACACTCATTCATTATCTCTCCTTTCAACTCTCTCAATCTTTGGTTTTCTTCTTTAGCTACAAAGCATTAGTCAAACCACTAATGTCTTCTTACAGTCTTCTGTTTTCGTAGCAGTACTCTATTCACACAGGCATTGCTGTTGTGTCTTCCACAGGCCCTTCTCAGAGCACAACAATGTGGCGTGTTCCACCGCAGCCTCCAACCAGGACAAACCAGGCTCCCCGGCCCACCACTCCCCCAGGAAGAAGCTAAGGAAGAAAcagaagaggaaggagaagaaagaggaggagagggagacagggaaccAGAGACAGAGACGTAGAGTGCCTTCTGGTGTCCCTGAGCAGGAGAGCCAGACTGGCAGTTCTCCTCAACTGATCCAGACCCAGGTAAGATGAGCACTCTCCCTGTAACATCCTACCATCAGACACAAAATGGATGACGTTGAACTCTAGTTGAACTTGAAGTGCCTTTCTTGTGATTCATAGTCTGTAGTATGAACCGTAGACGGTCTCATATAGTGTTTGAGCTTCTATCAGCAAACATCCTAGCACAAACATTAGCATTCCAACCAGGAGGAAGTGATTCAGAGAACTCTTGACTGTCTGAGACAAAGCTTCATTTCAGGTGTCCATAGTCTTGAAGCCTCACCCACACAGATAGTTGTCAGTGTCAGCATCATCACCTGGAGTTGAAAGCTCTTTCCTGGCAGACAGTCACCTTTAATCACCTGGGGGTTGTTGTTTTTCTCCCCTTTAGGAGGACGCTTCAGAGCCCCAAAGATGCCAAAGTAACATCAGCACTTTCTGCAGTAGCAGTATCCAGAGTTTAGAGGTGCATGACACAAGATGCCCCCCTTACCCCCTCCAGGACTGCAACAGGGGCCCCAGCCCTCCCCACCAAAGCTGGGGCCCCCAGGTGTTTAGCCCCCCCTCCAACCTCTTAATCTATGGGCAGGAGAGTGACTCGGACTCTCCTCTCAGCAGTGTGGGAGACTGTTCACTGGCCCTAGCCGGGCTCAGGGGCAGTGTCAGTCAGGAGGACCGATGCTATGCAGGTCCCTTCTGCAAAGACGTGGAAAGGGAtgtcagggaggagggagaagtctCAGAGACTGACACCAACGAGGGCCTGATCTTCAATGAGGTAACTTTCCAGACTGCAATAGTTGTCGATAAAGGCAGTTGTTTACTTGTGGCTTTTTCTGATTCCTCCTTATTCATTCAGCCAATTGTTCTTTCTCATTTCCTATTAGAATATCCAGCCTGTCAATTATGAGTACAGGGAGGGGAAGGACTACATCCTCTGCAAGTCTATCAACACAGGATCATACGGGGAAGTGTGCAGTGTGCAAGACAACAGAACACACTTCAGATTTGCTGCCAAAAAGGTACAACAGCACTTACACTCTTTGTGTATACATCATCTGTGTGTTATCTCTCGCTATTGATAACTATAgaactctctcctccctctccttcctcacaGATTCTCCTGAAAAGTTTTAGTAGTGAGGAAGTGGGTACGTGGAGTGCCCTGAAGTCTCCTCGCGTGGTGGAACTCTTCGGAGTGATCAGAGAGGGGCCCTACGTCATCCTCTTAATGGACCTCAAAGCTGGTGagctatatactatactataccttgATCTCAGGCAGTGACCTAGATGCTAGTGATGCGCGGGCCAGCTGTTTGTTTACCCTcacccgcccgcaattgctaataacccatctgcAACCACCCGactatgtgataaagtgaaaatctgaggcccgacCCTAACACGCTAATATAGAGAAatgctgtaggctacagtccaagAGAGTGGAATGATTTTCTCCTGATTTTAGTTATGTTTCTActtataatttctgacattttggtagactatttgttagtcaacttgtctataattagatacatgcagcttctcttctgtcattatatattgccctagaagactaaataaacccttccTCACCAGAAACGTAATAAAttatagaatgaatgcttcaatctagttgacatcggtaaagttttTCTCTGTCATCTTCTTTCGTGGAGCAAAGATGTTTAGGGACCAAAACATAATTAAAGGGGGAATGATTTTCTGTGCTaaatttccaaatgacatcagtttgacccaacatgtttctgataagatttcagttcggcttgaaTGCCtcttttatgtggttgaaatactatcagcttttatgatgctgatagagaTAGATACCATCTGTACAGGTACTAACTGAGCATTCGCATTCTCTCaaaatgctgaaataaataaatcatatttcttcactcctgttcctgagtccaaattttgcctacatttggtgtataattttactgcaagaaatgcttaattctgcaggagttaatattaaggctatgtgagaggttatagacctacagtcagtgtccagatttcagtttccatttaacccatctgaacagtaggctacagttcccttgaacTTCCCTATTTGAAGTCCTCGTCTTGTGATTGttgaatttgtatagcgcctcacaatcatcacacttttaccacttcaccaaatctttctcAAACAcaacttttctggccctcccttctctttattttcaaatCTCCATTTCCCAGCTTTTctgttattgaattaaactctgacattgtcctttttgcctctgtGGATTGACGGTAACAttttctgcccgttcccaaaaACGTGGTTATTggcgtgtaggctatttggcgcgCGTACAGTTAGACCCCTAGGTTtatgcactaatgccagatagcctaaaatgattaaagaaaaacctcaatgtagcctatagatataaattgcgcAAGAATTATAAATGTATGAATTTTTTTCAAGGTAttgtttctctttattcaaccggcccgccacccacccgcccttcatccacacaatatttaatgatctGAAACCCGTCCGCCCCGCATATATAAccgcgggttatgagtcaaccagGGCATCACTACTAGATGCCTCTGTTACAGTTTCTCGAAGGATGCCTCTAATTACCACTATGATTTTGAGGTGATTTTCCATCACCCACTGACCCCTCCTGCCCTCTTCTCTATTGTCTGCTTCTAGGCTCTGTGGGTCAGCTTATTAAAGAGAGGGGTCGGCTACCTGAGGACCTGGCCCTGCACTACCACTGTCAGGTCCTGGGGGCGCTGGAACACCTGCTGAAGAGACGAGTGCTACATCTGGACATAAAGGGTAGGCCGAGACATGAGATAATGAAAATGGCTGACTTATGAACAAAACTACAGCAGAAGGTTAATAACACACATGGCAACTAAATGTCTGGGCACATACACTGACTCTGGTGATGACACTAGGCATTTTCAAACTAGGTTTGATTATGGCGTTTGATTATGGTAGCTATTAAAACAGTAATTACAAGACTTGTGTCTTGACAGTCGACACATGTAAAGAGCAATAGAAGAAGCAGACGTTCAGGATATTCATATTTTGATTCATATTTTGCCTTGGTGAGAGTAAGTTATTTCTCGGCTGTTTTTGCAGTTGTTATGTGGAACACAAGAGTCACAGATCGTGTCTTGATCTCGAGCACCTGTGTTGTGAAACCAGAGCACCACAGGCTGAGAACGCGCCAAGCCGGGAATTTCCCACAGTGTGACTCACCGCTGCTCTTTAGAGAGGGCGCATGCGCTCGCCAGCCAGAGAGGGAGAGCCAGAACTAGAGGAAGAGATTAAGCGAGAGAGCAAAGGATAGACAGTCGTAACCGCATGGCTCAGTGCTCAGACGCCACCTGGTGTCAGACATGCCACACCACAGGCACAGATACAACAGGGAGGTTTTGCCAAGTCACCTGCTGCCTGTCTATTATGCTATAAGACCCAGATTCATTCTTTCCCCAACAGCTGTTTCTTAATAGCCAACATGACTTGGATTTGACTCTCTTTTCCCCCTGGCTACCAGAACATCGCCCCGTCTGCATAGCTACAGTGCTGCTAAATATGGCTGTCTCATCCCAGGATTACAGAACAACAATAACCGAATCCAGCATATAGCCATAGATTAACAtgccttcctgtgtgtgtgtgtgtgttgcagcggACAATGTGTTGCTGTCAGAGGATGGGAGGGACACCTTTCTGTGTGACTTTGGACACTCGGAGAGAATGGACATTCGTGGACAGAGCCTAAGTGCATCCCAAGGAGGTAGCAAAATATGAACTCAAGCCCTCACTATGAAATACAGAGGGTTTGACCTGGTTGTCATGTCTAAATGTatactctgtgtatgtgtgtgggagcAGATCTGAAGGGGACAGAGACTCACATGGCCCCGGAGATTGTGAAAGGGGAAACCCGCGGAGCCAAAGCAGACGTGTGGAGCAGCTGCTGCATGTTACTGCACATGCTCATTGGCTGCCAGCCCTGGACACGATACTACTCCCGTCCACTGTACTTCAAGGTATCATTCAACACAACACCACCCTGTCTTCATACTTGACATgtgacacatactgtatgtagctacagtgggggaaaaaagtatttgatcccctgctgattttgtacgtttgcccactgacaaagaaattatcagtctataattttaatggtaggtttatttgaacagtgagagacagaataacaacaaaaaaatccagaaaaacgcacgtcaaaaatgttataaattgattagcattttaatgagggaaataagtatttgacaccctctcaatcagaaagatttctggctcccaggtatcttttatacaggtaacgagctgagattaggagcacactcttaaagggagtgctcctaatctcagcttgttacctatataaaagacacctgtccacagaagcaatcaatcaatcagattccaaactctccaccatggccaagaccaaagagctctccaaggacgtcagggacaagattgtagacctggaatggtctacaagaccatcgccaagcagcttggtgagaaggtgacaacagttggtgcgattattcgcaaatagaagaaacacaaaagaactgtcagtctccctcggcctggggctccatgcaagatctcacctcgtggagttgcaatgatcatgagaacggtgaggaatcagcccagaactacacgggaggatcttgtcaatgatctcaaggcagctgggaccatagtcaccaaga containing:
- the LOC121550601 gene encoding mitogen-activated protein kinase kinase kinase 14, translating into MEVSQRIFNSTRPFLDSPQIELKGSCPGLPSPAGRTSDEEGKESKGDLMGCLKPSVYQVLTHGTAEQVGEAGPLNHLKCSIIAQPVCETQDSQQFSPSCSGRPYVATPNCLNNRPFSEHNNVACSTAASNQDKPGSPAHHSPRKKLRKKQKRKEKKEEERETGNQRQRRRVPSGVPEQESQTGSSPQLIQTQEDASEPQRCQSNISTFCSSSIQSLEVHDTRCPPYPLQDCNRGPSPPHQSWGPQVFSPPSNLLIYGQESDSDSPLSSVGDCSLALAGLRGSVSQEDRCYAGPFCKDVERDVREEGEVSETDTNEGLIFNENIQPVNYEYREGKDYILCKSINTGSYGEVCSVQDNRTHFRFAAKKILLKSFSSEEVGTWSALKSPRVVELFGVIREGPYVILLMDLKAGSVGQLIKERGRLPEDLALHYHCQVLGALEHLLKRRVLHLDIKADNVLLSEDGRDTFLCDFGHSERMDIRGQSLSASQGDLKGTETHMAPEIVKGETRGAKADVWSSCCMLLHMLIGCQPWTRYYSRPLYFKIANEPPPLREIPPDCSPFTADVIKAGLQKEPTKRASASELKGRAARALREVGGLSSPIRGSYKEPLQIDDSDTCSEESPGLWLESINPGRKELNNDDEEEEEEEGSEETTSPPDSPRSLLTQLHEWQNPKMADVTSTVSELELRKLEREFYLTSLSQLHSAETQEQLLSCLSSSDCYSNRDLWDRKDSGRWSISPGDDLSSGVFSYNSQPDGQILSMDWLVHHTHLSPPRCFEGVDVCITDVNGQSIRIREKRRVKVGHIATGISDQISERVFTMETQEREPVAHDEEVQDSGLLLRCVPAPDYSQTWRWRVKEGVLETRD